The following are from one region of the Centropristis striata isolate RG_2023a ecotype Rhode Island chromosome 19, C.striata_1.0, whole genome shotgun sequence genome:
- the surf4 gene encoding surfeit locus protein 4: protein MGQEDLMNTAEDVADQFLRVTKQYLPHLARLCLISTFLEDGIRMWFQWNEQRDYIEATWSCGYFLATCFVLLNLIGQLGGCVLILSRNFVQYACFGLFGIIALQTVAYSILWDLKFLMRNLALGGGLLLLLAESRSEGKSMFAGVPSMGESSPKQYMQLGGRVLLVLMFMTLLHFDSNFFSILQNMVGTALIILVAIGFKTKLAALTLVVWLLAINVYFNAFWTVPAYKPMHDFLKYDFFQTTSVIGGLLLVVALGPGGVSMDEKKKEW from the exons TTCCTGCGGGTAACCAAACAGTACCTGCCCCACCTGGCGCGTCTTTGTCTCATCAGCACCTTCCTGGAAGATGGCATCCGCATGTGGTTCCAGTGGAATGAGCAGAGAGATTACATCGAGGCGACCTGGAGCTGTGGCTACTTTCTGGCTACGTGCTTTGTGCTGCTTAACCTCATAGGACAGCTGG GTGGTTGTGTCCTCATCCTCAGTAGAAATTTTGTACAGTATGCTTGCTTTGGACTATTTGGCATCATAGCGCTACAG ACTGTTGCATACAGCATTTTATGGGACCTCAAATTTTTGATGAG aAACCTCGCCCTGGGAGGTGgtctgctcctgctgctggccGAGTCTCGCTCGGAAGGAAAGAGCATGTTTGCTGGAGTCCCCTCCATGGGCGAGAGCTCGCCAAAGCAGTACATGCAGCTGGGTGGACGAGTGCTGCTCGTGCTCATGTTCATGACTCTGCTGCACTTTGACTCCAACTTCTTCTCT ATCCTGCAGAACATGGTTGGAACTGCACTTATCATCTTGGTGGCCATCGGCTTCAAAACCAAGCTGGCGGCGTTGACCCTCGTCGTGTGGCTTCTGGCCATCAACGTCTACTTCAACGCCTTCTGGACCGTCCCCGCCTACAAGCCCATGCACGACTTCCTCAAGTACGACTTCTTCCAGACCACCTCAGTCATCGGCGGCCTGCTACTGGTGGTGGCACTTGGACCTGGTGGAGTGTCCATggatgagaaaaagaaagagtggTAG